In the genome of Pungitius pungitius chromosome 5, fPunPun2.1, whole genome shotgun sequence, the window GCCTTCTCGCGGCAGAGCTtgtctgaggacggccgcctAGATGAAGGCTTCGTCCAAGCGGCCCTGACATTACAACTACCAGGGCTCGGGGGGTGATCCCCACCGGGGGGGTCAGGGTGTCACTGCACTACTCGGTGTTCCCatccccccggtactctccaggAGTCAGGCCGCTGTCCCCGCCGTTGTTTCCGGcagaggagggttccggctctactagaccagcgcttccctgccagtgcgctgttacagggcgctgtgTCTGTTGACccaagacttccagagaccagcCTCGAGGGGCCGGTTCCCCTGAGAGAGTTTTGGGGAGAGTGGCTtgccctccccaatgtatctcaatcgGTCCTGCATACAATCGACAGGGGTTACACCATCCAGTTCAGGTGGTGGCCGCCtcgatttgggggggggggggggggggggtactacccacagtggtggacccccagcaggctctggtacTGGAACAGGAAGTacaggctctgctgcagaaaggagcCATAGAACGAGTTCTACCTCCAggcagagagtcaggctattacagccgctacttcatcgttccaaagaaggatgggggtttgcgtccaatACTAGAGCTacaccgtttgaaccgcgctgtcgcgaagttgagcttcgAGATGTTCACTCTCAAACAAATCGCGTCACAGATCAGGTGTGGTATATCACGATAGATCTTCAGGGCGCCTACTTTCATATACCCATCCTCccacaacacaggaagttcctgaggttgcttttggggacaaagcttaccagtacTGGGTTCCTCtgtttggcctagccctctcaccccataCTTTTACTaagtgcgtggatgcagctctggcaccattaCGTCTCCGCAGCATCCGCAtcttgaactacatagacgactgaTGGATTTTAGGGCCATTCGAGCGGCtagcggcccaacatcgagatgttgtgctcgcctGCATCAAcagtctggggctgagactcaacgccaggaaaagtgTGTTGTACccagtgcagaggaccaccttcctgggcgtgatttgggattcgaccacgatgcgggcacatctgtctcccgctcgagtcgACTTGATTAGTAGCGCTGGGCAATACTAAATGGGGAAACCAAAAATTGCTCTGAATAAACAAAGAGCGGAAACgttcaaaaaagtcaaaatgcaaaaatcaaaatctctcttaCCGAGGATATAAGGGAAtactcaaaaaagaaaacacaacaaaaggacTCCGTGGTAATTTGGTAGTAAGGCCCTCGAGGGTTCAGGACAGACTCCACTATGTGCAGGACGAACTGACATGACACACTGGCAGGTGTGACAGTTTTCTGTgctttgaattaattaatttatttttattcacacaATACCACTTGAAACATAATATAGCTGGGGGGGGGTACAAGATTAATTGGGTAAGGTGAATGGGTCTGCCAAAGAAGCTAAAGAAAAGCTTATTCTTGGGGGCCCATGattcaatttaaatttaaagtggTAGCACAAAACTGtactttctcgcctagcaggtctctgtagatcgttacattacattacatatcatttagctgacacttttatgcaaagcgacttacaatatgtgcatttccacataaagatacaaactcagaagaacaagtaacaagaaagtacaattttcatcaaataagcagtttcaaaacatgttatagaaaagtgccattataagtacaatttaagtgctacgatttgttagtgctacggtttgttagtgtttggttaccagtggctgcccgcatccagttcaaaacgtTGGTACTcatgtaccatgctgtgaatggatggggtccagtctacatacaggacatggtgaaaccctacatcccaacccgcacactctgctctgcatctgccaagctgcttgttcctccctcactgagagaaaagcacttggcgagatcgcgactctttgctgtcctgctcccagatggtggaatgagctctctgatgacatcaggactgcagagagcctctacatcttccgccaaaaactcaagacacacctctttagactctaccttgactaaaaacactaaaaccatagcactaacaaattgtagcacttaaattgtacttataatggcatgTTTTGAacctgcttatttgatgaaaatggtactttcttgttacttgttattctgagtttgtatctctatgtggaaatgcacttattgtaggtcgctttggataaaagcgtcagctaaatgacatgtaatgaaggattctctttttctttgttcatgtcagtctttttcattttgtggctTGAATTGTCATTTTGTATATTTAACAATTAAAATAGCAACAATAAAATCTAGCTGTTCTTTTGGGCTGTGTGGAGATGGGATAGTGGTAACAGCTGATGTTTAGTAGGTTTAAGGCTCACCATCTTAGTCCAGCATCCTAACGTCAACAAAAGCAGAgcattattgtttttataataCTAAATACTGGACAAACTGAGATTTTGGCCTGATGGTAGGATGGTGGAGTCTTCAATAATGACATGTTGGCAGTGACAGACCTCACACAATGCAGCGTCTCTTCGACATGTGCCTGTCTCTGTCTGAACATTTTAACCAAAATACTTACTGCATTGAACTGGGGTcttatttctttaaaaggaaATCTTCACCACAGGTACTTTTGCACAACATCTCTGAAGTCTTTTGTGGCTGCAAACTTAATAGCGAGTTTGCATCGtatgacacacactcaccatgGGAAGTGAAACCTGAAACATGAGAGAATCAAGCCCCCCATTTTTATGTTGATGTTATCGAACAGTAATAAGAAGTATAATTTGGTTTGGTTAACTTTTCATTGTGATAAGCTCAGAGCAGGAGATAGGAATTTTGAATCTTCCACACAATATATGTAAAGATGCATCAAGCGTTTGTAAATCTTTCACATTGCAGGACAATAGACAAACACATCTTTTCTGTATGAATCCTGATGTCACCATTACCATGAGAAGTTAAGAGCTAAACTTTTGTCCAAAGCCCAAGAGTCAATTTAGGCTTCTGATGCAGAAAGTGGTGAATTTCTAGGGTTGACGGGTTGACGGGTTGCATGTTGccacttttgtgtttttctctcattttaaaAGAGATAATTCTTTGGTTCTTTTGTTATTGGTTCTTGAGCGGAAGCATAGACAGTAGTGGACTGTTTATTGTAAAGGCTCAGCCTCTGCATCACAACTTCtgatttttattaaaaccacttCAACGCATCGTGAAGTCATTTATTCCAGccttaaggttttttttaacataacaacagctttggaaaaaaaaaaacatgtgaattCCTTTTGAGTAGGCAAGAGTAGGATAGTAAGGTGGATGTGAAATAAGAACAAAGATAGACATTAAGTCTTTAACTTGGTCAAGGAATACAGAACTACAGTTATTAAAGAGGGCTTCCTATATTTCAGACTTTTTCATGGTGTTTTTGATCCAGTCAAACATGGTTTCGGACAGGAAAGAGTACACTCCGGGACGCTTGAGCATGCCACACCCCCTTCCAAATGACGTGACACCGACAAGAGCTCCATCGCACAAAAGTGGGCCTCCTGAATCCCCCTGGAGAGTTTGGATACAAGACATGTCCTTTGTTATTCACATACATGGAAGTCCCACCAGTGGTTTCTACCTGCACAACAATTCTCCTAACACACTCACCTGACAGGTGTCGACCCTGTTGTTACCATTAGAGCCGGCACATATCATGCCTCGGGTGATGACAGGATTCAGGCCGTAGTAGTCTGCGGCGTTGCACTTCTGCCGGTCGATCACGGTCACGTTGGCGGCCATCAAGACGTCCGACGCCGTACCACGGTTTTTGGTCGCCCCCCATCCAGCCACCCGGCAGATGGTGTTAGCCTCGGGGTCTTTGGCAGCTTTGTCCAACGGGAGAGATTTGACCGTCTTGGTTTGCTTCACTGGTTTTTTGAGCTGAAATTTGAAAAAACGAAATGTTAATTCTTACCTTCGGTTCTTTGCCTTTTGCTCTAGTCACAGCCCGATGGAGGGGGAGTTTGTTGCATATTTGCTTCTTATATAGTGAAAATAGTGTAAATGCTTCCTTACCTTGAGCAGCATGACGTCATTGACCTTATCTGTTGCATCATAGCAAGGATGAGCAAAACTTTTCTTAACCGTGCGGACCTGCCTGgagtccttttccttttttttggagtgCACCCCAAGAAGCACCTCCTTAGCCCTGCAGGAAACAGAGTTTTATTAGTTAGTTTAATACTCAGAGGGCATACATCTATGATCAAAtgaacttatatatatatatatatatatataattcttcTAACACATTAATAACAAAATGTATGAAAC includes:
- the LOC119224448 gene encoding granzyme A-like, translating into MFRPKDLIVLISGVVVLVVWPGDASEIIGGTEVEPHSMPFMALTQKPDCGGILIDLSWVLTAAHCKGAKEVLLGVHSKKKEKDSRQVRTVKKSFAHPCYDATDKVNDVMLLKLKKPVKQTKTVKSLPLDKAAKDPEANTICRVAGWGATKNRGTASDVLMAANVTVIDRQKCNAADYYGLNPVITRGMICAGSNGNNRVDTCQGDSGGPLLCDGALVGVTSFGRGCGMLKRPGVYSFLSETMFDWIKNTMKKSEI